A single Brassica rapa cultivar Chiifu-401-42 chromosome A04, CAAS_Brap_v3.01, whole genome shotgun sequence DNA region contains:
- the LOC103863521 gene encoding uncharacterized protein LOC103863521: METSKSINGNLFYRERTKTVKARVWPKVNSFYSSRYPSNLDKWFVMGQLVKLVVGVWEQVGIRGWLFLEDPTERRYDVMVHENQTYASLMDLVRTRYSVGTDTAVCLTFEFPEWMRIPADVAWPPVDVRGDGDVDLFMSMRLEIQDLKLMVTIGNNVVARYLFQRRDNYTIIGSSSGHLAVNVNPFRGISDVSRQPVRGVNDNPGGLGDGAAYWENILGQGEETTGQQFLLDVCTDDDDTTEQRTPRLTQGKSPFPEALETSEGTESSTDSSAGPLNAFPRNAGSGVIRLKEVIHPPVANPSLALTIVEGQKRPPSLLDYITKGKGKVSEVGVVDKTRVSASGGSLSPKRNPIFADPLPYDDSADEDTDDEGKQHLFVGQVFMDRTAFRTHMSLYALAKKFHFAILN; this comes from the exons ATGGAGACCTCCAAATCGATAAATGGCAACTTGTTTTATAGAGAGAGAACGAAGACTGTTAAAGCGAGAGTGTGGCCTAAAGTAAACTCCTTTTACAGTAGTCGTTATCCTTCCAATTTAG ATAAGTGGTTCGTAATGGGCCAGTTAGTTAAACTGGTTGTTGGTGTGTGGGAACAAGTTGGAATTCGTGGTTGGCTGTTCCTGGAAGATCCGACAGAGCGAAGATACGACGTCATGGTTCACGAGAACCAGACTTACGCATCCCTGATGGATCTTGTGCGAACACGATACAGCGTAGGAACAGACACCGCAGTGTGCCTGACGTTTGAGTTTCCGGAGTGGATGAGGATTCCAGCAGATGTGGCCTGGCCACCGGTGGATGTCAGGGGGGATGGAGATGTGGATCTATTCATGTCAATGAGACTTGAAATCCAAGATTTGAAGCTAATGGTGACCATAGGCAACAATGTAGTTGCCCGTTATCTTTTCCAGAGAAGGGACAACTATACAATTATCGGGAGTTCTAGTGGACACTTAGCTGTTAATGTGAACCCGTTTCGTGGTATCTCTGATGTTAGTCGTCAACCAGTTAGGGGTGTGAATGATAATCCTGGTGGTTTAGGTGATGGTGCTGCTTATTGGGAAAATATTCTTGGGCAGGGGGAAGAGACAACTGGTCAGCAGTTCCTCCTAGACGTGTGCACAGATGATGACGATACCACAGAACAAAGAACCCCAAGGCTAACCCAAGGGAAATCTCCATTTCCTGAGGCGCTGGAGACAAGCGAGGGAACAGAATCATCAACAGACTCCTCAGCTGGCCCACTGAATGCATTCCCCCGGAATGCTGGTTCTGGAGTGATAAGATTGAAGGAGGTCATTCATCCCCCTGTTGCGAATCCGAGTTTGGCCCTGACAATAG TTGAAGGGCAAAAAAGACCTCCGTCTCTACTTGATTACATTACCAAGGGGAAAGGGAAAGTGTCGGAGGTGGGGGTTGTTGATAAGACACGAGTAAGTGCTTCGGGTGGTTCACTCTCCCCTAAAAGGAACCCGATCTTTGCAGATCCATTACCCTATGATGACTCCGCTGATGAAG ATACCGATGACGAAGGAAAACAACATTTGTTTGTCGGGCAAGTCTTCATGGATCGAACTGCTTTCAGGACACACATGTCGCTGTATGCTTTGGCAAAAAAGTTCCACTTTGCCATTTTGAATTAG
- the LOC117133753 gene encoding uncharacterized protein At3g60930, chloroplastic-like, which yields MEGVPDLSALLKGKLQMLSTKSSSAGASEVRPVPTDGDVNSEPPAQSSPKKKANRAKAKNRNVPLEEAPPSADVSEVAAKKKKKKESKKRSREETSVGAMETPTAAGNDGAERNDPADSTRGSPEERPKKKLKKKTAEGDGTSAPEIPSRSGEPATEVGDGSRDESPSSKGAPSSSARETGAGSGGSLPRKAGGGVHFPDRVEFLYDEATPLVLNPLPCAELTRQIRGGTKELPPVDDLYFKKEYIDAAMAGRRSDGSMNYLVEKYDSTLKQTMVQLGASDKLARTRLGVIERLRAENKKASDKAAKEKEVLRVKFEELEDKLKSDRLAKKDALREKTRLERLVASLEKEKAELEGERDAVVGTLVKERQRLRDSRVQEVTRERIKVQTAMADKSTRCIGKMKGYLDRLIAREKAKNLYGQASGTKKCLEMIKDSGIAIPPSMINIFSEQEKMYEAEVANLYLEPFSEDDYALSPLSLPSRFVNEELMGVLDPYGSNVGLIGHESASQLITSREATEDPVDEPMVDITSALSERIVVPEGTTIEERPDGSDPEETGEAIQTDTGDVAAEDPVLVSSSEEREEDGVGVEENGSSPALVEEMVPNLPVPDPSAQVEGLGDQVVEEETIEALDPSRDDQDVVV from the exons ATGGAGGGAGTTCCCGACTTAAGTGCCCTGTTGAAAGGGAAGCTTCAAATGCTCTCGACGAAATCGTCTTCTGCCGGTGCCTCAGAGGTCAGGCCTGTTCCCACAGATGGAGATGTGAACTCTGAGCCGCCAGCTCAGAGTTCCCCAAAGAAGAAGGCCAATAGGGCCAAGGCCAAGAACAGGAATGTCCCTTTGGAAGAGGCACCACCTTCTGCCGATGTCTCTGAAGTCGcggctaagaagaagaagaaaaaggagagcAAGAAAAGGTCTCGCGAAGAGACTTCTGTTGGGGCTATGGAGACTCCAACTGCCGCAGGGAATGATGGTGCGGAAAGAAACGATCCAGCCGATTCTACTCGGGGATCGCCTGAGGAGCGTCCCAAGaagaaactgaagaagaagacagcGGAAGGCGATGGGACTTCTGCTCCCGAGATTCCTTCTAGAAGTGGGGAACCAGCTACCGAAGTCGGAGATGGCTCACGGGATGAATCTCCGTCGAGTAAGGGAGCCCCTTCGTCTTCTGCGAGGGAGACTGGTGCGGGAAGCGGAGGTTCGCTTCCGCGGAAGGCGGGAGGAGGAGTTCACTTCCCGGATCGCGTAGAATTCCTTTACGACGAGGCGACTCCGTTGGTTCTGAATCCACTTCCGTGTGCTGAACTGACTCGTCAGATTCGTGGCGGGACCAAAGAGTTGCCGCCGGTCGACGACTTATACTTCAAAAAGGAGTACATTGACGCGGCTATGGCGGGCAGACGG AGTGACGGGAGCATGAATTATCTCGTGGAGAAGTACGACAGCACTTTGAAGCAGACGATGGTCCAGCTGGGCGCCTCGGATAAACTCGCACGGACCAGATTGGGCGTGATCGAGAGGTTACGCGCCGAGAACAAAAAGGCCAGCGACAAAGCGGCCAAAGAGAAAGAGGTCCTCCGAGTTAAGTTCGAGGAGTTGGAAGACAAGCTGAAGTCTGACCGTCTTGCGAAGAAGGACGCTCTCCGCGAGAAAACTCGCTTAGAGCGATTGGTCGCTTCCCTTGAGAAGGAGAAGGCTGAGCTCGAGGGAGAGAGGGACGCTGTCGTCGGAACGCTGGTCAAAGAGAGGCAACGCCTGAGGGATTCCAGGGTTCAGGAGGTTACCCGCGAGAGGATCAAGGTCCAAACGGCTATGGCGGACAAGTCTACTCGCTGTATCGGTAAGATGAAGGGCTATCTGGATCGCCTTATCGCGCGAGAGAAGGCCAAGAACTTATATGGGCAGGCTTCAGGAACCAAAAAATGCCTTGAGATGATTAAAGATAGCGGGATCGCGATTCCGCCGAGTATGATCAACATCTTCTCGGAGCAGGAGAAGATGTATGAGGCTGAAGTCGCCAATCTTTACCTCGAGCCGTTCTCTGAGGATGATTATGCTCTCTCTCCTCTCAGCCTCCCTTCTCGATTTGTGAATGAAGAGCTCATGGGGGTACTCGACCCGTATGGATCAAATGTTGGTCTGATTGGCCACGAATCAGCCTCCCAGTTGATCACTTCCCGCGAGGCGACTGAAGATCCAGTCGATGAGCCGATGGTAGACATTACTTCTGCTTTGTCGGAGCGTATCGTCGTTCCCGAAGGAACTACCATCGAAGAGCGCCCCGACGGGAGCGATCCCGAGGAGACCGGGGAAGCGATTCAAACGGATACGGGGGATGTAGCCGCTGAAGATCCGGTCTTGGTTTCTTCATCTGAGGAGCGGGAAGAGGACGGAGTGGGCGTGGAGGAGAACGGGTCATCGCCGGCGCTTGTTGAAGAGATGGTCCCGAACCTGCCAGTTCCAGACCCTTCTGCTCAGGTTGAAGGCCTTGGCGATCAAGTCGTTGAAGAAGAAACGATCGAAGCGCTTGACCCGAGTAGGGATGACCAAGACGTTGTCGTCTGA